In the Silvanigrella aquatica genome, TTAACATAAAATATTTAGAAAAATATTTTCATGAAACTATAAATAAAACAGCACTAAACATCAATAGCATTTCTTTGTCATGGTTACATGGAAATGATAAACCTATTAAATATTTTACGTCAACAGTTGAAAAAATGATAAAATTAAATCATAATAGAGAAGTAAAAAAATTTTTTATAGATTTAATCGATTCTCAATTGGTAAAATTAAACAGATAAAAATTTGAAAGTCATTTTATGCTAAAAGAGCTTATTAAAAATATTTATTATTCACAAAAACCATTCGTCACTTTATTTTTTATATTTGTAAATATCATATTTTATCTATATACTTCAACTCAAAATGGTTTCTCATTACAAAAAATAATTGAAGGACCTAGTTACGACACTCTCATCTTATTTGGCGCAAAAGAAAACGGTCTTATTTCAATGGGACAAATTCATCGTTTTTTTTTCCCATTTTCATGCATGTTAATTTAGTCCACCTTATTATCAATATGCTAGGTTTATGGTTCGTAGGCAGAATTTTTGAATTTATTGCGGGTCATAAAAACATCTTTCTTCTTTACCTTATCGCAGGAATTTCAGGATGCATTTGCAGCTTCGCTCTACTTCCTTATTTATCCGTTGGAGCATCAGCGAGTCTTTTTGGAATTTTATTTTGCCTTTATATTATTCAGAAATATGAAGAAAAATTAAGCAAAAAATTTAAATTTAAACGCACAAATGTACAATTAGGTCAAATCATAATTATAAATATTGTCATTAATATCACATTTGGACTTTTTACGTCAATTTTTGATTGGGCTGCTCACTTGGGAGGATCCATTGCAGGAATTCTTTATGGCTTTGCTTTAACAACGAGACATAATTGGAACTTAAAAATCATATTATCGCAAGATCAGAAATTAGCAGTTAAGAAAAATTTCTTTGAAAACTTTCAGGTTTATTTTTTTGGAATTTTAATAATTAATATTTTATTTTTGATGTCCTATTTTAAAGTACAAAAATACCAAAAGTTATTTGGGCTTGCCATCGAAAGAGCCGCTCTTAATAAAACAACCTTCTTGTCAAATCATGATCTGTCACAATATGAAGATATTTTAGTCAAACAAAATAATGAGACAAATCCTGAGAACATACTAAATGGAGCCCTATTTCTTCACAGCAACGGATACTTTCTTTCTGCTGAAAAAATTTATGAAACTTTAATTTTAATGTTTAATCAGGATTTTGCTTCTGAAAAATTTAATTCTGAAACTCAGAAAGAATTTATTCTGAATTCTTTAAATCTTGCAAAAATGAAGGCTCCTCTTTCTCCTAATACTATATTAACTATTCAATCTCCTCGCGATATAACTTCATTAGAAGAAATTTGTTCAAAACCAGCAAAACTATTTATGACTCTCGGATATTTTCAATTTTCTGGGAAATTATTTGCTTGCAGCTACTCACTCAATCTAAGAAATGATGAATATGCCATTGCTTCTATGGAGTCTTTTCATTTAGCAGATGATAACAATGGTATGAAGCAAGTTCTTTCAATGATTATTAATGAAGAAAAAAATAAGACAAAAAATCACAAAAAATGATTTTTTGTCTTAAATATAAGTTTGTTGATTTATTATGACTCGTATTCGTTTACAGGGACTTCAAAATTTAATTTACTGCCTTTATGATGGTGATGATTTTGTTTTTTTTCATGACTTTTTTTCATTTGTTCAAGAGCTTTTTTTGCACATTGATGAATGCTATTATACATATCTGAAGATTTTACGGTAACATTTCCATTAAAAATTCCGTCTATCCAAATGAGATGAGCGATTTGATCTTCTCTTTCAATAGATAAAGTCCATTTTGTTGAAATATGATATAATGCAATAGAATTTAGTTTATCCTTTGTTTCTGCTTCACAAGCGTCTTTTAATGCGGGAGTAAGATCGAATCCGTGGGCAGCGACTTGTATTGACATAAACACTCCTTCATTCAATGAGGTCTAAATAAACAGTATATTATTTTTTATATTTAGGCTAGCCTTTTTACATTTTTTAGCTGGAAATTTTTTGTGCAATTAAAAGTGGGATAGAACAAGCTTCTTCTATGGCAATAGTTTTACTACCAAGAAAAAATCTTTTTAATGCACTTCCACCAGATGCACCAATGACAAGCAAATTATTTTGTTGATATTTTTTTATATATTTTAAAATTTCATCACCAACACGCCCTAAATCCATATGATTATGGATATTTTTTAAATTAAAATCTTCTTTTAATTTATCTTTAATTTTATTTAATTCATTTATTCTTTGCACTTTAATTTCATCGATAGTTTGTGTCTGAACCTGAGAAGGAACATAATCAATAGGAAAAATATGAGAGACATTCATATCAAAATGTAAATTCACGGTATCAATAATATGTAATATTGAAATTTCACAATTTGTTTTTAAAGCAAATTCTGAGGCAAAAATTTCTGCTAGTTTACTTTCTTCTGTCAAAGAAGAGCCTACAATAATTCCCTTTGGCATCCAACTAGCCCATTCTTCTGACTCCGGCATTAAGAGTGTCGAAATATGACTTTCTTCACAAATTTCTATAGCAGGAGATCCAAATAATAATTTTTCCCAAAAATTATTATTTTGTTTTACAACTACTATTAAATCATAGGAATAATTTTTTTCTTCAATAACATCAATGGCGGCAGTCACTTCATTTTCTAACTTAATTTCATAAATAATATTTTCAGGTAATTTTAAATTAAATATTTTTGAAATATTATTAAAATGATCTATTGTTTCTAATTTTTTTTGTTCTACAAATTTTAAATACTCTTCTGTATGTGGAAAATCGGGTTGCGGCTGAATGATATTTTCATCAAAATAATTATTAGGGACATGTGCATAATATTCACCGCAACTTAAGACGGTCATTTCGGCTTTAAAAAGATCAGTCAAACGCAATGCTGCTATTTCCGCATTTCGAGAAATTAGAGAAAGATCTGTTACACACAGGATTTTCTTTATCATTTGCATATTAGAATCTCCTCATGAGATTTTAGCAATTTTTATCTTATAAACCTAGCTTATTCGCCTCTTTTACACGACCTGTTGATAGCAATATTTTTGTAAGCATTGTTTTTGCAAAGATATTATCCTTATTTTCACCCATTAAATAACGCGCCGAAAGCTCGGCAAAACGGATTTCTTTTAATTCAAACAAAACTTTTGCAAGCAAACCTATGTAATCTATTGATTTTGTGTGCCTTGCCAAGGCGGGCACCAAGAGTGCGTAAGCCTTTTGTATTTCGTTCCCATTGATTAAGGTGTCAATCACTTCCTCTAACATGCCACTCCTATGATACGAATAGCTTTTTTCATAAACACCCCGCATTCTCTGCTCTAAAAAATTCTCGTTCAAGGGCTTAGGGACATAATCTATAAAATGACCCGATTTTAATAATTTTAAGTCAAAGGAAGCATCCGTATGACACAGAGCAAGGGCTGGAGGTGGTGGTATAAAACGCTTACAGGAGTTGAGAAATTGCACAGGAAAAAAGTGATACTGCTCAAATATCTTAACATCTTCAACAACAAGATGTGGTCTAAATCTTTTTTTTACTATAATATCAATAGCTTCTGGTATTTTTTGACATCCAATTACTTTTTTAGCGCCACAGCGAAGAAAGGCTCCATGAAGTATCTTTCCTACAGCTAAATCCTCAGTAATATAAAGAGCATGCAATATAAACTCAGAAGTCACAGTTTGAACCTCAATTTTGAAATATTATCAATTCCTTACACTCTATCTTAATTGTCTTTCTGATTCTTCATACATTTGAAAAGTATGCTTATTTCCTTGACATTCTAATTATAAGATTTTATCACGAGCCTTTGCACTATGCTTTTCAAAGTGTAGTTTTCCTAGCAATGCACCCTGTGCTGAATTTCTTTAAAGACAATAGTGTTTTTATATACTTTTCCGCAGCAAGTGCCCTATAAAATGGCTTCGCCCATACAGGAGTTTCTCAATGGCTCTCAAATTTAGACTTCAACGCCACGGCTGCAAAGGTCGCCCTTTTTATCATGTTGTCGTTACAGACTCTCGTAATGCGCGCAACGGCCGCTTTATTGAGCGCGTAGGTCACTACAATCCCATGACTGATCTTTCCATTGTCGAACTTAAAACAGACAGAATGGCTCACTGGTATGGCGTTGGCTGCCGTCCTACGGACACTGTTGCAAATTTACTCAAAATCAAAAAAATTGATCTTGCTGAAATTGCAAAAGCTTAAATTTATTTTTCAATTTAGCGATTTAGGTATCCAGGGCTCCTAAATCGCTTTGTTAAGTGTGAGATTGGTTCAAGCAAGTCTATGCGCTCTCACTTAATTTTTTCTAGCAGCATATACTTATACTATTTGGAGCTTATCAATGGCTAATCATGTTTCTTCCGAAAAACGCGCTCGTCAAACTGAAGTACGTCGCCTTCGCAACCGCGCTAATATGAGCGCAATGAAGACGACTGTAAAAAAAGTACTCGAAGCAGTTCAAAAGAAAGATTTCTCTAATATCGATGCACTTTTACGTGATGCACAATCTGTTATTGCGAAAACACGTCAAAAAGGCTCTATTCATAAAAACAATATGGCACGCCGTATTAGCAGACTAAATGCATTTGTAAACAAAGCACGTAACGCTCAATAAGTTTTATTTTGCTTTACAAAAAAGCCTCTTTGTTGCTGTTGTGACAAAGAGGCTTTTTATTATTGTGACGATAATATTTAAATTAATTTATTTCAAATTTTAAATTATCTATAACAAAATTTATAGCCTGCTCTATTTTTCCCATTAAATCTTTTTCATGATTCCCTTCGACAATCACATAACCAAAAGAGTCGCCACTAAAGGAACGCCTCCAGCCTTGCTCTCCGAGCGAAATATTTAATTTTGATTTTTTTATACTTTTTATTTCAGAAAAATTTGGAATTGCTTTACAAACTCCCTCTTGAGGAGGAATTAAAAAGAATCCACACAATGATTTCAAATTGTCCTGCGCTAATAAATGAAGAGCATTTTTGCTAGACAGAATTCTGCTTTGCAATAAAAATTGTAATTTATTAAGATTAATTCCTGCTGCGAATTCAATTGTTTCATTTATTCTTCCTCCTCCGGTGCGGCAAGCAATTTCACATAAAGAAAGATTTTGAAATTCATCGACAAAAACTTCGGCATGAAAAGTGTAACCATTCGGCAAAGAAAAAGCTTTGCAGACCTTTTCCACATACGAAACTAATTTATTAAAAATAGGGTTATCATCACTTAGCATATAACTTCCCGAATAGTTATTTTGCGAGAAATTATTTAATTGCAGACCTTTAAATAAATATTTACTAGGGCAAATAAATGGAATTTCGCCATCAATACAAATACCATCCACATGATACAAATCGCCCGCTTGAAAGATTTCAACACACAAATCAGAAACATATTCTGAGTAAGGTATACGAGGCGTAAAGCCTATTTCTAAGAATCCAATAAGTTCATTTTTATCTGATATTTTTTTACCAAATACAGAGCCCGAACTTGTCCTGGGTTTAATAAAAATAGGTAATTGAAAATTCTCCACAAAATTAATAAGCGAAAGAGGATTTTCAAGTGGTATACCTTGATGAACAGCAATATTATGCCTTAATAAATTTTCTTTCATTAAAATTTTATCACGAAAATTCATCGCATTTTCAATAGACTGACCATATTTTATTCCCAACTTATCTCTCAATCGTGCTGAACGAATAACATCATCTTCCCCAAAAGAAATGATGTCAGAAATCGGATACTCTTGATGCAGTTTAATTACATCTAAATAAACATTTCCATTATTTAAGTAATTTTCATAGGACTTGATAAATTTGAATATGCTTTTATTTTTTAATTCTATAATTTCATCTTCAGTCGTACTTTCATAATCTAGTATTAAACTCAACATAATTTCATTATCAAAATTTTTTAACCAATCTTCAAATTGAAATTCATGAATTTTATGTAAGGTCAGAACAAGAATATGTTTCATATTTAGGAATAAACTCCTTACTTAAAAATTTTAATTTTAAAAAATATATCAAAAATATCGCAATGCAATTTTCTATGATTATTAAAAATAAATTTCAAAAAATCAAAAATCTTTTAATATATTTTTTACTATAAATCAATAATTACAAATAAGATAAAAAAATTTTAACATCTCTTGCCCAAAATCCTTTCCTATTTCATTCATTATGGTTATAGTGGGGCGTTAAAATGCCATATTTTGCAAAATATCAACTTAGGAGAGAGCCATGAATCATTCTAAAATAATACTATTAACATCATTTTTTTCTGTTTCCTTATTAACTATAAGCTGTTCTAGTTCTAACAAAAGCGAAAGTAGTAATACAGCAGCACAAACATCTGATGCAAAACCAGCCGAAGTTTCTAAAGAACAACCGGGCGAGCTCAAGACTATTTATTTTGAATTTAATAAGTACAATATTAAGAATGACCAAAAAGAAAATACAAATCAGATTGTAAAATACTTGAAAGCAAACCCAAAAATTAAAGTTCAAATACAAGGACATACTGATAACCGAGGTTCGTCCGAATACAATATGGCATTAGGCATGAAAAGGGCGATGTCACTTAAAAATTATTTAACAGCAAACAAAGTGACTAATGACTTAGATACAATTAGTTTTGGAGAAGAAAAACCTGCGGTAAAAGGCGACACAGAAGAAGCTTGGACGAAAAATCGTCGCGGTGAAGTCGTACAGGTAAAATAAATACTTTTTACTTATTATATTTATTATTGAACTCACTATCAGACATAATTAAATATAAGATTCCTTCAATAAATGCTATGACGGTTGGGATAAAAGTCCAACAAAATAAAAGATAAAGAACTCCCAGCATTACGCTTCCTAAATAAAACTTATGAACACCAAATCCACCTAGAAAAAAAGCAAAAAGAGCCGCTGCTAAACGATTGCGCCCGGTATTATAAGGGGCTTCTATTTGTCGACAGCCACATTGTGGACAGATTTCTGCCTTCATATTTATTATATTACCGCAATCTTTGCAATGTTTCGTATTATCATCCGTATGAATTCTATTCATTTAAATTTCCTACTATTAAATTGTTAAAGATCTTCGAAAAAAAAATTAAATTTTAATAAATTGCATATAATGTTTTAACTCACCTATAGATTCCAAGATATCATCTATAGCTCTGTGCTTATGCTTTTTATCATATTTTTTATTATAAATACCTTCAAATAAAATTTTAAAACTTGAAACATCAAGCATTCGATAATGCAATGTTTTTGCAAAATCAGGCATCCACTGATCGATAAATTTTCTATCTTGTCCTATGGAATTACCTGCTAACACGGCGCGATCATTTTGCGAAAACTCTTGAATAATTTTAACAAGATCTTTTTCAACATCAACTTCGGGTTTCCCATTTGCTACCTTAGCTGTCAAACCACTTTTACCGTGATGTTCTGTGCACCAAGCATCCATACCCTGTAAAATACTCTGATCTTGATAAACAATGGCTTCATATTCTTTTACGACATTCATGGAGAGATCTGTAACAAGAAGTGCCACTTCCAATATCCGTTCCTTAGTATGATCTAAGCCTGACATTTCCATATCAAGCCAAAATAAGTTTTTCATTTCAAAATTCTTTCAGCAAACAAATGATAAAAATAAAGAGAGCATTGAAAATACTCTCTTTAATGTTAAAGTAACTTTAACGAATCTTGCAACATTTCAAGTTCTTTTTGATTATCTGCAAGTTGCTTTTTGGCGCCTTCCAGAATGTGCATAGGAGCCCCTTTCACAAATTCTGTATTGCTCAGACGTTTTTCAACTCCTGAAATAGTTCCTGTTACTTTTTCAATTTTCTTTAAAAGACGATCGCGTTCCGCTTGTCTATCCACAAGTCCTTCTAAACTCACAAAAATTTCAGAGTTATTCACCAAACTAGGGGCACAAAAGCCTTTTTGTTCTGTAGCAAAATAAAATTTTGCTTTCGCCAATGCTTCCATTTGTGGAGTTAAATTTCCAAAACGAGATTGAGAATCTTTTAAGTAAACAGTTAATTCAGTTGCCGGATGTATGTTGAATTTACCGCGAATCGCTCGGACGGCAACAACAACGGCTTGCACTTCTCTCATGTGTTGAATGGAGTTTTCATCAATCATATGAGGAAGTACTTCAGGTAATTTCGCAAAACCAAGAGTTGTTCCGTTATTATTTGGATTTAATTGTTGCCAAATTTCTTCTGTAATAAAAGGCATTATAGGATGCATAATACGAAGAATACCATCAAAAATCTGGAATGCTAATGTTAAAGTTTCACCTGCTAATTTTTTATTATTTTCATCGGACAAACGTGGTTTTAATAATTCCACAAACCAGTCACAATATGTCATCCATATAAATTCATACATTGAGCTTGAGTATTGAGAAAATTCATAACGTGCAATATTATCGTGAACTTTACGAACAACATCAAAAAATTCACTGGTAATCCATCCCATTATTTCATCATTGGGTCTTATTTTAAGATTATCAAATGAGATATTTGCAGGATTGATATCGAGTTTTTCTGCGTTCATGGTTAAAAATCGTGTGGCATTCCAAATTTTATTGGCAAATGTTTTACCAAGTTCACAGCAATCATCGCTCCAAAAAATATCTTGCCCTGTGACAATTTGATTTACCAAAGAGAAACGCATGGCATCGGTGCCATACTTTGTCATAATTCCTGTAACATCGGGAGAATTGCCAAGAGATTTGCTCATTTTTCTTCCCTTAGCATCGCGGACAATAGGCGTAAAGTAACAATGTTTAAAGGGCGTTTCTTGTGTAAAATACTCCCCTGCCATGACCATGCGTGCAATCCAGAAAAAGATGATATCGGCGCCTGTCACAATAACATCTGTGGGATAATAATATTCCAAATCAAGCTTTTCTTCCTCGGAAGGGTTTGCCCAATTGTGCACGCCAAAAGGCCAGAGCCAGGAACTGGCCCAGGTATCAAGAACGTCTTCATCTTGAGTGAGTTTCCCATGACCGCACTTATGGCACTTTAAAGGCGCCCGTTCTTCACAATGGACGTGAGAACAGCTGTCACAAGTATATATCGGTAAGCGGTGTCCCCACCACAATTGACGAGAAATACACCAATCTTGAATATTGGTAAGCCAATGTTCCCATGTTTTTTCTTGATGCGCAGGAATTAACTTGAGACGTCCAGAACGTGTGGCATCCAATGTCATTTCTGCCATTTTGTCCATTTTAATGTACCATTGCTCACTTAAATAATACTCAATAGGAACATTGCCGCGCTCTGATATACCGATGACAAGTTTATGAGGAACAATTTTATCTAATAATCCAACTTGTTCTAATTCTATGACGAGTTTTTTACGTGCCACATAGCGATCTAATCCGCGATAAGATTCTGGTACGTTATCGTTTAAACGCGCATCGGGATGTAAAATATTCAATAAACCTAAATTATGTCTTTTCCCCACTTCAAAGTCATTCATGTCATGTGCCGGTGTGATTTTTAGAACTCCCGTTCCAAAATCTTTTTCAACATAATGATCAGCAATAATAGGGATTTTTCGATTACAAATAGGAACAATAACATTTTTTCCAATGAGATGCGCATAACGATCGTCACTGGGGTGCACCGCTATGGCCAAATCCCCAAATAAAGTTTCGGGACGTGTTGTCGCCACAATAAGACTTTCCTTGGGATTGTCCTCAACAACGTAACGAATATGCCAGAGAGAACCATTGCGTTCTTCCGGAAGAACTTCTTCATCGGAAATAACGGATTGACTTACGGGACACCAATTGACGAGACGGTGACTTTTATAAATAAGGCCATTTTTATAAAGCTTCACAATTCCTTTGATAACCGCAGAAGAATACTTTTCATCCATAGTGAACGTATTTCGTGACCAATCACAACTGATACCCAGAGTTTTCAAATAACCTTCAATACGGCCACCGTATTTTTCTTTCCACTCCCACGCGTGTTCCAAGAACTTCTCACGCCCTATTTCTTTTTTAGAAATGCCTTTTTCTTTCAGCATATTTGTTACTTTTGCTTCGGTAGCAATACTGGCATGATCGGTACCGGGAATCCAACACGCTTCAAACCCTTTGGCTCTGTGCCAACGAATAAGAATGTCTTGTAACGTGAACATCATATGCCCCATGGTGAGGTCGCCCGTGACGTTGGGTGGGGGCATGACAATGGTATAAGGTTTTTTGTTAGGATTGCGGGTAGATTTATAAAAGTGATTTTTATTCCAATAGTTGCGTAATTTTTCTTCTACTTGAGAAGGATCGAAGGCTTTTGTAAAAGCTTCAAATTTGGTCACGGGAGACTCCTTTGCTTAAAACATACCCGTTTTTATTACCACTTAAATATATGAGGCACAACTTAATCAAATCCATTTATCAACATGATTAGTCTTAAAATTCTTCATTTTATCTAAAAGTAATTCAGGATTATTTTCACGAATAATTAAATTTGAATTTTCTAAACGGATAAACCCTTCAGTGACAGAATAATCTACGAAATGAAATAAGGAATCAAAATAACCATCAACGTTCAAAACGGCGCAAGGTTTTTTATGTAAGCCCAACTGAAGACACGTGATCATTTCAAAAAACTCTTCAACAGTGCCAAAGCCTCCTGGTAAAGCAACAAATCCACTGGATAAATCAGCCATTAAAGCTTTTCGATCATGCATTGTTTGAACAACATGTAATTCAGAAAGGCCTTTGTGCGCTACTTCTTTATCCACCAGGAATTGCGGCATGACACCAATCACTTCACCCTTTTGAGCAAGGACAGAATCGGCAATCTCACCCATGAGACCGACCTTACCACCTCCGTAGACCAGGGAAATTCCCCGATGCGCCATGAGGCACCCTAACTCTTTCGCAACATCTCGATAAATTGTTTTATTCCCAAAATTTGAACCACAAAAAACTGCTATTCTCTTCATGACATCCTCAATATTTCACTTTTGAATTCATATGCAATATTTTTTCATATGAAATGTTTCAATAATTGAAAACTTTTGATAAAACAACTTGATATAAGAAAGTTTGAGCTTGATTGCATTTGAGTGTTAAATAATCCCTTAATAATAAATTAAAAAGGAAACAGAAATATAATTTAAAAGAAATTGAAATCATGAATTTTTAAATAAGGAGTTTCAAATGAATGATATTTTAAACATCAGTCCCAAGGAACGTTTTCCAAATTGGGTTGAATTATACCAAGAAAATGCCGTATCTAACATGCCATGGTTTTTTGAAGAACTCGACTCTGATCTTAAAAAGTTTTTACAATTAAAAAAAATAAATAACGGCAAATTTTTAGATATAGGAACAGGACCAGGAACACAGGCTGTACAATTATCACAAATGGGTTTTGACGTTACAGGAACAGATATTGCAGAATCAGCAATCGAAAAAGCCAAAGAGAGCTATAAAGAATTTAAAATTAATTTTCTTCAGGATGATATTTTAAACTCGAAATTACAAAACAAATTTGATTATATTTTTGACCGGGGCTGTTTTCACGTTATAGCTCCAGAACAGCGCGGCGTGTATGTAAATAATATTTTAAAATTATTAAAATCTAAAGGAACATTATTTTTAAAGTGTTTTCATATTGATGAACCAGAGAGAGAAGTGGGGCCTTGGCGACTTTCTGAATTTGATATTCAAAAGATATTTAATACCTATTTTCATGTGCAAACAATGCTTAAAACAACTTATCAGGGAAATACAAGTCCGTTACCTAAAGCACTATTTTGCACAATAATAAAGAAATTATAATCACATTACCAAAGAGTTATTCTTTCATTTTCAGGAAGTGTCATAGGATCTCCCTGTTTACAAGAAAAGGTTTTTTCAAAATTCACAGATAGCTTCATTTGATTATTAACTCGTAATTCTACAGGTGAATGAGGATCTGTTTTTATTCTAAACTCTCTTTCTTTTGGCTGCACCACGCCACACCAAGTTTTAGCATATTGGACAAAGAAGTCTTGTTGATCTTTATGTATTTCGCTATTTTGAACTGGAAAAGCGGATTGAAAAGCGTTTTGTACGCCCACAAAATCGGCAATGTTTTCTCCCAGAGTTAACTTCCCATCAATTTTATCTTTCTCAAATAATGTAACTATTTTTTTAGTTTTATTTTGAAATTGAGCAAGATCTTCAGAGCTCATCCATGATTTTAATGCACCATTTTCGTCAAACTTAGCACCTTGATCATCAATAGAATGTCCTATTTCATGAGCCACAACCATCCCTACAGAGCCAAAATTCACATTATCAGATTTTGTCTTATCAAAAAAAGGCGGCTGTAAAATACCTAAGGGCATAACAAATTGATTTGCTCTCGGATTATAATAGGCATTTACTGTTAAAGGAGACATATGCCATTCATTTTTATTAACTGGCTTTTTGATATCTTTCATTAATTTTTTAAATTTTTTAACCTCTAATAATTTTTTATTATTTAAAAATTGTTTTTCATTTAGAAATAAATTCGGTTCCAACTTCCAATCTTCTATTTTATCAGGCTTTACAAGTTGAAAACTCATTGTTTTTATTTTTAATTTAGCCGTATCTTTTGCTTCACTTGAAAGCCAAGTATTTTTTTGGATATTTTCAAGAGTCGTTTGTTGGACTTTTTCAACAATATTTTTTACACGATCGGAAGGAAAATTACTATATAAATTA is a window encoding:
- a CDS encoding OmpA family protein — its product is MNHSKIILLTSFFSVSLLTISCSSSNKSESSNTAAQTSDAKPAEVSKEQPGELKTIYFEFNKYNIKNDQKENTNQIVKYLKANPKIKVQIQGHTDNRGSSEYNMALGMKRAMSLKNYLTANKVTNDLDTISFGEEKPAVKGDTEEAWTKNRRGEVVQVK
- the rpsT gene encoding 30S ribosomal protein S20, giving the protein MANHVSSEKRARQTEVRRLRNRANMSAMKTTVKKVLEAVQKKDFSNIDALLRDAQSVIAKTRQKGSIHKNNMARRISRLNAFVNKARNAQ
- a CDS encoding TM2 domain-containing protein codes for the protein MNRIHTDDNTKHCKDCGNIINMKAEICPQCGCRQIEAPYNTGRNRLAAALFAFFLGGFGVHKFYLGSVMLGVLYLLFCWTFIPTVIAFIEGILYLIMSDSEFNNKYNK
- a CDS encoding ATP-grasp domain-containing protein, giving the protein MKHILVLTLHKIHEFQFEDWLKNFDNEIMLSLILDYESTTEDEIIELKNKSIFKFIKSYENYLNNGNVYLDVIKLHQEYPISDIISFGEDDVIRSARLRDKLGIKYGQSIENAMNFRDKILMKENLLRHNIAVHQGIPLENPLSLINFVENFQLPIFIKPRTSSGSVFGKKISDKNELIGFLEIGFTPRIPYSEYVSDLCVEIFQAGDLYHVDGICIDGEIPFICPSKYLFKGLQLNNFSQNNYSGSYMLSDDNPIFNKLVSYVEKVCKAFSLPNGYTFHAEVFVDEFQNLSLCEIACRTGGGRINETIEFAAGINLNKLQFLLQSRILSSKNALHLLAQDNLKSLCGFFLIPPQEGVCKAIPNFSEIKSIKKSKLNISLGEQGWRRSFSGDSFGYVIVEGNHEKDLMGKIEQAINFVIDNLKFEIN
- a CDS encoding universal stress protein, whose amino-acid sequence is MQMIKKILCVTDLSLISRNAEIAALRLTDLFKAEMTVLSCGEYYAHVPNNYFDENIIQPQPDFPHTEEYLKFVEQKKLETIDHFNNISKIFNLKLPENIIYEIKLENEVTAAIDVIEEKNYSYDLIVVVKQNNNFWEKLLFGSPAIEICEESHISTLLMPESEEWASWMPKGIIVGSSLTEESKLAEIFASEFALKTNCEISILHIIDTVNLHFDMNVSHIFPIDYVPSQVQTQTIDEIKVQRINELNKIKDKLKEDFNLKNIHNHMDLGRVGDEILKYIKKYQQNNLLVIGASGGSALKRFFLGSKTIAIEEACSIPLLIAQKISS
- a CDS encoding rhomboid family intramembrane serine protease, with protein sequence MLGLWFVGRIFEFIAGHKNIFLLYLIAGISGCICSFALLPYLSVGASASLFGILFCLYIIQKYEEKLSKKFKFKRTNVQLGQIIIINIVINITFGLFTSIFDWAAHLGGSIAGILYGFALTTRHNWNLKIILSQDQKLAVKKNFFENFQVYFFGILIINILFLMSYFKVQKYQKLFGLAIERAALNKTTFLSNHDLSQYEDILVKQNNETNPENILNGALFLHSNGYFLSAEKIYETLILMFNQDFASEKFNSETQKEFILNSLNLAKMKAPLSPNTILTIQSPRDITSLEEICSKPAKLFMTLGYFQFSGKLFACSYSLNLRNDEYAIASMESFHLADDNNGMKQVLSMIINEEKNKTKNHKK
- the orn gene encoding oligoribonuclease; translated protein: MKNLFWLDMEMSGLDHTKERILEVALLVTDLSMNVVKEYEAIVYQDQSILQGMDAWCTEHHGKSGLTAKVANGKPEVDVEKDLVKIIQEFSQNDRAVLAGNSIGQDRKFIDQWMPDFAKTLHYRMLDVSSFKILFEGIYNKKYDKKHKHRAIDDILESIGELKHYMQFIKI
- a CDS encoding HPF/RaiA family ribosome-associated protein, with amino-acid sequence MSIQVAAHGFDLTPALKDACEAETKDKLNSIALYHISTKWTLSIEREDQIAHLIWIDGIFNGNVTVKSSDMYNSIHQCAKKALEQMKKSHEKKQNHHHHKGSKLNFEVPVNEYES
- the rpsP gene encoding 30S ribosomal protein S16 codes for the protein MALKFRLQRHGCKGRPFYHVVVTDSRNARNGRFIERVGHYNPMTDLSIVELKTDRMAHWYGVGCRPTDTVANLLKIKKIDLAEIAKA